A stretch of Janibacter endophyticus DNA encodes these proteins:
- a CDS encoding citrate synthase 2: MTDTEVKHGLEGVVAFESEIAEPDTAGGVLRYRGVDLNDLVGRVSFGRVWGLLVDNAFDPGLPPAEPFPLPVHTGDIRVDVQSALAQLAPVWGFQPLLDIEDTQVREDLARASVLALSFIAQSAHGQSTPMVPQSEVDKGKTIVERFMIRWRGEPDPAHVEAIDAYFISAAEHGMNASTFTARVIASTGADAAACLSGAIGALSGPLHGGAPSRAQHMIEGVERTGDATRYVKDALDRKERLMGFGHRVYRAYDPRAAVLRETCRRLGAPRYEVALELEKAAIAQLGERYPDRRMETNVDYWAAVLLDFADVPGEMMTPLFVCARTAGWSAHVLEQKRTGRLIRPSARYVGPGPRPIEDVVGFDGISAGTL; this comes from the coding sequence ATGACGGACACCGAGGTCAAGCACGGTCTGGAGGGCGTCGTCGCCTTCGAGTCCGAGATCGCCGAGCCGGACACGGCGGGGGGTGTCCTGCGCTACCGCGGGGTCGACCTCAACGACCTCGTCGGCCGGGTCTCCTTCGGGCGGGTCTGGGGCCTGCTCGTGGACAACGCCTTCGACCCCGGTCTGCCTCCGGCCGAGCCCTTCCCGCTCCCGGTGCACACCGGCGACATCCGCGTCGACGTCCAGTCGGCCCTCGCGCAGCTCGCCCCTGTCTGGGGCTTCCAGCCGCTGCTCGACATCGAGGACACCCAGGTCCGTGAGGACCTCGCCCGGGCCTCGGTCCTCGCGCTCTCCTTCATCGCCCAGTCGGCGCACGGCCAGTCCACCCCGATGGTCCCCCAGTCGGAGGTCGACAAGGGCAAGACGATCGTCGAGCGCTTCATGATCCGGTGGCGGGGCGAGCCCGACCCGGCGCACGTCGAGGCGATCGACGCCTACTTCATCTCCGCGGCCGAGCACGGCATGAACGCCTCGACCTTCACGGCCCGAGTCATCGCCTCGACCGGCGCCGACGCCGCCGCGTGCCTGTCGGGCGCGATCGGGGCACTCTCCGGTCCCCTGCACGGCGGAGCCCCCTCGCGGGCCCAGCACATGATCGAGGGAGTCGAGCGCACCGGCGACGCGACGCGGTACGTCAAGGACGCCCTCGACCGCAAGGAGCGCCTCATGGGCTTCGGTCACCGCGTCTACCGGGCCTACGACCCGCGGGCCGCGGTGCTGCGCGAGACCTGCCGGCGCCTCGGCGCGCCCCGCTACGAGGTCGCCCTCGAGCTGGAGAAGGCCGCGATCGCCCAGCTCGGCGAGCGCTACCCCGACCGCAGGATGGAGACGAACGTCGACTACTGGGCCGCCGTGCTCCTCGACTTCGCCGACGTGCCCGGCGAGATGATGACGCCACTCTTCGTCTGCGCCCGGACCGCCGGCTGGAGCGCTCATGTCCTCGAGCAGAAGCGCACCGGTCGCCTCATCCGCCCGAGCGCGAGGTACGTCGGCCCCGGCCCTCGCCCGATCGAGGACGTCGTCGGGTTCGACGGCATCTCCGCGGGGACCCTCTGA